One genomic window of Pelodiscus sinensis isolate JC-2024 chromosome 14, ASM4963464v1, whole genome shotgun sequence includes the following:
- the LOC102460518 gene encoding synaptotagmin-5-like, with protein sequence MSAPLGSPRDASVLPAQLRSQNDEAVHSQVLLAAGLALLCFCLLLGCAVCWRRHQRRRQSDRKPPAVPCTRVELGPALPSSTTAVPVQQQCVELEGETPDAGSDTRAAPGAGGLPQDMLHSRASLPSIPCSQKRGLFSQSQQSWQRRATLCGASDRSSLLPRPVLGARLPPSPTMPRSLPSPKPRPQLRFILFYSQPEATLTVTVLGVSHLPKGLGSSRDSYVKVYLLPKFVEPQRTAVRRKSLHPEFREQFQFGHYRLEELRGFTLRFAVYAKDFRSLRDSFIGEVMFPCAQATWCPEAASSYTRELSTTKTKLKKCLSSLDVSYGAACSQSTTLGQLFLLLQYQALANRIKVLVRKAENLGRLTRVPGAPDHYVVIQLYCDGRVIDSKETKSIAGSSPVWNAPFLFSIPAGDIQDQQLCLEFTVMQARLYLRSCALGRVLIGPHAPQAGLLHWQEMCSRGPVESARWHVIQPTALSPSP encoded by the exons TGCATTCGCAGGTGCTCCTCGCCGCGGGGCTGGCTCTCCTGTGCTTCTGCCTTCTCCTGGGCTGCGCCGTGTGCTGGCGTCGACACCAGAGGCGCCGCCAAAGCGACAGGAAACCGCCGGCGGTGCCGTGCACTCGGGTGGAGCTGGGGCCTGCTCTGCCTTCCTCGACCACCGCCGTGCCCGTCCAGCAACAGTGTGTGGAGCTGGAGGGGGAGACGCCGGACGCAGGGAGCGACACGCGGGCTGCTCCGGGGGCTGGCGGCCTGCCCCAGGACATGTTGCACAGCAGGGCCTCTTTACCCAGCATCCCTTGCTCCCAGAAGCGTGGCCTGTTCTCTCAGAGCCAGCAGAGCTGGCAGCGCCGGGCCACCCTCTGCGGGGCGTCTGACAGGAGCAGCCTGCTGCCTCGGCCCGTTCTGGGAGCCCGCCTGCCCCCGTCGCCCACCATGCCGaggagcctccccagccccaaacCGCGGCCCCAGCTCCGCTTCATCCTGTTCTACTCCCAGCCCGAGGCCACGCTCACCGTGACGGTGCTGGGCGTGTCCCACCTGCCCAAGGGCTTGGGAAGCAGCCGGGACTCCTACGTCAAGGTGTACCTGCTCCCCAAGTTCGTCGAGCCCCAGCGCACGGCCGTGCGCAGGAAGAGCTTGCACCCCGAGTTCCGCGAGCAGTTCCAGTTTGGCCACTACcgcctggaggagctgaggggctTCACCCTGCGCTTCGCCGTCTACGCGAAGGACTTCCGCAGCCTCCGGGACTCCTTCATCGGGGAAGTGATGTTCCCCTGCGCCCAGGCCACATGGTGCCCCGAGGCGGCCTCCAGCTACACCCGGGAGCTGTCGACCACCAAAACCAAACTCAAAAAG TGTCTCAGCTCCCTTGACGTGAGCTACGGCGCGGCGTGCTCCCAGTCCACCACTCTGGGCcagctcttccttctcctccagtACCAGGCTCTGGCCAATCGCATCAAGGTGCTGGTCCGCAAGGCAGAGAACCTGGGACGGCTCACCCGTGTGCCAGGGGCACCAG ACCACTACGTTGTCATCCAGCTGTACTGTGACGGGCGGGTCATCGACAGCAAGGAGACCAAGTCCATAGCTGGCTCCAGCCCCGTGTGGAACGCGCCTTTCCTCTTCAGCATCCCGGCAGGAGACATCCAGGACCAGCAGCTGTGCCTGGAGTTCACCGTCATGCAG GCGCGCCTCTATCTGCGCAGCTGTGCCCTGGGCCGAGTGCTGATTGGGCCCCACGCCCCgcaggctgggctgctgcactggcaggagatgtgcagccgAGGGCCCGTGGAATCTGCGCGGTGGCATGTGATCCAGCCGACCGCGCTCAGTCCCTCCCCCTGA